From the genome of Bosea sp. Tri-49, one region includes:
- a CDS encoding TRAP transporter substrate-binding protein, translating into MKRRQFLQVAGAGAAASAVAMPAVAQANPEVKWRLASSFPKSLDTIYGGAEIMAKMVSELTDGKFQIQVFAAGEIVPALQAADAVTNNTVEMAHTVSYYYVGKDPTFAIAASVPFGLNARQQNAWLFQGGGNELFNEFYKKFNIYGLPCGNTGAQMGGWFRKEIKSVADINGLKMRIGGIAGSVLQKLGLVPQQIGGGDIYPALEKGTIDGAEWVGPYDDEKLGFAKVAPYYYYPGFWEGGPCVHAFVNLEKWNSLPKAYQAALTAACTYANTQMAAKYDVQNPAALKRLVGAGTQLRPFPQDVMEASLKASNELYAEISAKNADFKKAIEAMAAFRGDQYLWWQVAELTFDIFQVRNRATK; encoded by the coding sequence ATGAAGCGTCGTCAATTCCTGCAGGTCGCCGGTGCCGGTGCGGCTGCATCCGCTGTCGCCATGCCGGCCGTCGCGCAGGCGAATCCCGAGGTGAAGTGGCGCCTGGCGTCGAGCTTCCCGAAGTCGCTCGACACCATCTATGGCGGCGCCGAAATCATGGCGAAGATGGTCTCCGAGCTGACCGACGGCAAGTTCCAGATCCAGGTCTTCGCCGCCGGCGAGATCGTGCCTGCCCTGCAGGCGGCCGACGCGGTCACCAACAACACGGTCGAGATGGCTCATACCGTCTCGTATTACTATGTCGGCAAGGATCCGACCTTCGCGATCGCGGCGTCCGTGCCCTTCGGCCTCAATGCCCGCCAGCAGAACGCCTGGCTGTTCCAAGGCGGCGGCAACGAGCTGTTCAACGAGTTCTACAAGAAGTTCAACATCTACGGTCTGCCTTGCGGCAACACCGGCGCCCAGATGGGCGGCTGGTTCCGCAAGGAGATCAAGAGCGTCGCCGACATCAACGGCCTGAAGATGCGCATCGGCGGCATCGCCGGCTCGGTCCTGCAGAAGCTCGGCCTCGTGCCGCAGCAGATCGGCGGCGGCGACATTTACCCGGCGCTCGAGAAAGGCACGATCGATGGCGCCGAGTGGGTCGGCCCCTATGACGACGAGAAGCTCGGCTTCGCCAAGGTCGCGCCGTATTACTACTATCCGGGCTTCTGGGAGGGTGGTCCCTGCGTCCACGCCTTCGTCAACCTGGAGAAGTGGAACTCGCTGCCCAAGGCCTACCAGGCCGCGCTGACCGCCGCCTGCACCTACGCCAACACCCAGATGGCGGCGAAATACGACGTGCAGAACCCGGCAGCGCTGAAGCGCCTCGTCGGCGCCGGCACGCAGCTGCGTCCGTTCCCGCAGGATGTGATGGAAGCCTCGCTCAAGGCCTCCAACGAGCTCTATGCCGAGATCTCGGCCAAGAACGCCGACTTCAAGAAGGCGATCGAGGCGATGGCCGCCTTCCGCGGCGATCAGTACCTCTGGTGGCAGGTGGCGGAGCTCACCTTCGACATCTTCCAGGTGCGCAACCGCGCCACGAAGTAA
- a CDS encoding thiol-disulfide oxidoreductase DCC family protein → MTSVPAPIWLYDGVCVLCSGGVRYTLRHERDHNIRFVAIQSREGRELARTQGIDPDEPDSFLFIEDGKALAKSDGVLALTQHLNGPARLLLLGRALPKRWRDWLYDRVARNRYRLFGKKDSCEIPDPATRHRFTLPDGS, encoded by the coding sequence ATGACCAGCGTCCCTGCCCCGATCTGGCTCTATGACGGTGTCTGTGTGCTCTGCTCCGGCGGCGTGCGCTACACCTTGCGGCATGAGCGCGACCACAACATCCGCTTCGTCGCGATCCAATCGCGTGAGGGGCGTGAGTTAGCCCGGACTCAGGGCATCGATCCCGACGAGCCGGACAGCTTCCTCTTCATCGAGGACGGCAAGGCGCTCGCCAAATCCGACGGGGTGCTCGCCCTGACCCAGCACCTGAACGGACCGGCCCGCCTGCTGCTCCTCGGCCGGGCGCTGCCAAAGCGCTGGCGCGACTGGCTCTATGACCGCGTCGCCCGCAACCGCTACCGGCTCTTCGGCAAGAAGGACAGCTGCGAGATCCCGGATCCGGCGACGCGGCACCGCTTCACCTTGCCGGACGGCTCATGA
- a CDS encoding SDR family oxidoreductase, with amino-acid sequence MKRVVLIGATGVFGRRLARHLSRMDGLDLVLTSRSADKAEALAKELASEANVPVSGIAFDRDRELVAALAALQPWLVIDASGPFQQQGYEVPTAALLLGAHVVDLADARDYLTGYGLQLDELARQHGLVALAGASSTPALSAAAARELSEGWQRLDTVDIAITPGGRSEVGPAVIAAVLSYAGKPVPIWREGELQTTPGWETGEVIDMPGLGLRRVAPVETVDAETLGTGLAVHSRVSFSAGLEAGIEQWGLALLGWLRRRGWVADLAPLVPYLVRARRITRLWTSDRGGMRVAISGIDAKGRPRRAYWSLLAENDDGPQVPTLAAAAAVRALLADGIAPSARSAAEALDLAMIEAEMAPYVISTSQDECGAGPALFETVFGAEAYSGMPAAIRAFHSVNAEPVWRGRADVARGEGAMIGLLCRCFGLPAAGTELPVTVSVARGDSFDDSSETWTRNFAGQRFSSHLSMDRGELREAFGPFSFTLAAEASPDGLALPIAAWRVFGLPLPRFLMPSAEAREMVDAEGRFRFDVRLSLPFFGLLAHYRGWLKPRGPSDGSG; translated from the coding sequence ATGAAGCGCGTCGTGCTGATCGGCGCGACCGGCGTCTTCGGCCGGCGGCTGGCGCGCCATCTCTCGCGCATGGACGGCCTCGATCTGGTGCTGACCTCGCGCAGCGCCGACAAGGCCGAAGCCCTGGCGAAGGAGCTGGCGAGCGAGGCGAACGTGCCGGTGAGCGGCATCGCCTTCGACCGCGACAGGGAACTCGTGGCCGCGCTCGCCGCGCTGCAGCCCTGGCTGGTGATCGATGCCTCGGGGCCGTTCCAGCAGCAGGGCTACGAAGTTCCGACGGCGGCGCTCCTGCTCGGCGCCCATGTCGTCGACCTCGCCGATGCGCGCGACTATCTCACCGGTTACGGACTGCAGCTGGATGAGCTCGCGCGGCAGCATGGCCTCGTCGCGCTAGCCGGCGCGAGCTCGACGCCGGCGCTCTCGGCCGCGGCGGCACGGGAACTCAGCGAAGGCTGGCAGCGGCTCGATACGGTCGACATCGCGATCACGCCGGGCGGACGCAGCGAGGTCGGACCAGCAGTCATCGCTGCCGTTCTCAGCTATGCCGGCAAGCCGGTACCGATCTGGCGCGAAGGCGAATTGCAGACGACGCCCGGCTGGGAGACCGGAGAAGTCATCGACATGCCGGGCCTGGGCCTGCGGCGGGTCGCACCGGTCGAGACCGTCGATGCCGAGACGCTCGGTACCGGCCTCGCCGTTCATTCCCGCGTGAGCTTCTCCGCCGGGCTTGAAGCCGGCATCGAACAATGGGGGCTGGCGCTGCTCGGCTGGCTGCGCCGCCGTGGCTGGGTCGCCGATCTCGCGCCGCTGGTGCCTTATCTCGTCAGGGCGCGCCGGATCACCCGCCTCTGGACTTCAGATCGCGGCGGCATGCGGGTCGCGATCTCCGGCATCGACGCCAAGGGGCGGCCGCGCCGAGCCTATTGGTCGCTACTGGCGGAGAATGATGACGGCCCACAAGTGCCGACGCTCGCAGCCGCGGCAGCGGTGCGTGCCCTGCTCGCTGATGGCATCGCGCCCAGCGCTCGCTCGGCGGCCGAAGCGTTGGACCTCGCCATGATCGAGGCCGAGATGGCGCCTTATGTGATCAGCACCAGCCAGGACGAGTGCGGCGCCGGCCCTGCCCTGTTCGAGACCGTATTCGGGGCAGAAGCGTACTCCGGCATGCCGGCAGCGATCCGCGCCTTCCACTCCGTCAATGCAGAACCGGTCTGGCGAGGCCGGGCTGACGTCGCGCGCGGCGAGGGGGCGATGATCGGCCTGCTCTGCCGGTGCTTCGGCCTGCCCGCCGCCGGCACCGAACTGCCCGTGACGGTCAGCGTCGCGCGCGGCGATTCGTTCGATGACAGCTCGGAAACCTGGACCCGCAACTTCGCTGGCCAGCGCTTCAGTTCGCACCTGAGCATGGATCGCGGCGAACTCCGCGAGGCCTTCGGACCGTTCTCGTTCACGCTGGCTGCCGAGGCGAGCCCGGATGGCCTTGCGCTGCCGATCGCGGCCTGGCGCGTCTTCGGCCTGCCGCTGCCGCGCTTCCTGATGCCATCAGCCGAGGCGCGCGAGATGGTTGACGCGGAGGGCCGCTTCCGCTTCGACGTGCGGCTCTCTTTGCCCTTCTTCGGCCTGCTGGCGCATTATCGCGGCTGGCTCAAACCTCGGGGACCAAGCGATGGATCAGGATAA
- the speB gene encoding agmatinase, whose amino-acid sequence MDQDKLAKLKARYAGASGADIHDPRFAKVAAGQFQGDRRKWPFSDVATFISAPYRPDALGKPDLGGLDVAIIGLPMDLGVTNRAGTRLGPRAVRSVERMGPMDHVNGTAPFSMVKAADIGDVPFRSRYSLESCHEDIEATFKQIVKAGVSTLAVGGDHSITYPILKAVGEKRPVGMVHIDAHCDTSGPYEGSKFHHGGPFRQAVLDGVLDPERVIQIGIRGGAEYLWEFSYESGMTVIHADEVDRMGLDAVIAKALAVIGDGPTYVSFDVDSLDPAFAPGTGTPEVGGLTPREALAILRGLKGRNIVAADVVEVAPQYDATSNTAQCAAQVLFLELCLIAEARAAGKGRP is encoded by the coding sequence ATGGATCAGGATAAGCTGGCAAAACTCAAGGCGCGCTATGCCGGGGCGAGCGGCGCCGACATCCATGATCCACGCTTCGCCAAGGTCGCGGCGGGGCAGTTCCAGGGCGATCGGCGCAAATGGCCGTTCTCGGATGTCGCGACCTTCATCAGCGCCCCCTATCGGCCGGATGCGCTGGGCAAGCCCGATCTCGGCGGGCTCGACGTCGCGATCATCGGCCTGCCGATGGATCTCGGCGTCACCAACCGGGCCGGCACGCGGCTCGGCCCCCGCGCGGTGCGCTCCGTCGAGCGCATGGGACCGATGGACCATGTCAACGGCACCGCGCCCTTCAGCATGGTCAAGGCGGCCGATATCGGCGACGTGCCGTTCCGCTCGCGCTATTCGCTGGAGAGCTGCCATGAGGACATCGAGGCAACCTTCAAGCAGATCGTGAAGGCTGGCGTCTCGACGCTCGCAGTCGGCGGCGACCATTCGATCACCTATCCGATCCTCAAGGCGGTTGGCGAAAAGCGCCCGGTCGGCATGGTCCATATCGACGCGCATTGCGACACGTCCGGGCCCTATGAGGGCTCGAAATTCCACCATGGCGGCCCCTTCCGCCAAGCGGTGCTCGACGGCGTGCTCGATCCTGAGCGCGTCATCCAGATCGGCATCCGCGGCGGCGCCGAATATCTCTGGGAGTTCTCCTATGAGTCCGGCATGACCGTGATCCATGCCGACGAGGTCGACCGGATGGGCCTAGACGCCGTCATCGCCAAGGCGCTCGCCGTGATCGGCGACGGACCCACCTATGTCTCCTTCGACGTCGATTCGCTCGATCCGGCCTTCGCGCCCGGCACCGGCACGCCGGAGGTCGGCGGCCTGACCCCGCGCGAGGCGCTCGCCATCCTGCGCGGCCTGAAAGGGCGTAACATCGTCGCCGCCGACGTGGTCGAGGTCGCGCCGCAATACGACGCAACCAGCAACACCGCGCAATGCGCGGCGCAGGTGCTGTTCCTCGAGCTCTGCCTGATCGCCGAGGCCCGTGCCGCCGGCAAGGGCAGGCCGTGA
- a CDS encoding Lrp/AsnC family transcriptional regulator, with amino-acid sequence MKRKALQLDAIDRQIIAILRAEGRITNQALSERVGLSARPCLERMRRLEASGLIAGYGARLSPELAGHAIIAFAQISLRDHSVGRRERVEKVLRACPDVVELLVISGDADYLARIVANSLAAYEELTGAWLADNQLGIARIATTFALKALKDFEGYPLLED; translated from the coding sequence GTGAAGCGCAAGGCGCTCCAGCTCGACGCGATCGATCGCCAGATCATCGCGATCCTGCGGGCGGAGGGCCGGATCACCAACCAGGCCTTGTCGGAACGGGTCGGGCTCTCGGCCCGGCCCTGCCTGGAGCGGATGCGCCGGCTCGAAGCCTCCGGGCTGATCGCCGGCTATGGCGCGCGGCTCTCGCCCGAGCTCGCCGGCCACGCCATCATCGCCTTCGCCCAGATCTCGCTGCGCGACCATTCGGTCGGCCGGCGCGAGCGAGTCGAGAAGGTGCTGCGCGCCTGTCCGGACGTGGTCGAACTCCTGGTGATCAGCGGTGATGCCGACTATCTCGCGCGCATCGTCGCCAATTCGCTCGCCGCCTATGAGGAGCTGACCGGCGCCTGGCTCGCCGACAACCAGCTCGGCATCGCCCGGATCGCGACCACTTTCGCGCTCAAGGCGCTGAAGGATTTCGAGGGCTATCCGCTACTCGAAGACTAG
- a CDS encoding Lrp/AsnC family transcriptional regulator: MSDLDRVDRLLLGLLQEDGRRTVLDLAQRVGLSPTGASQRIKRLFSEGFIRAVRAVLEPSKIGRGTLVFIEVRLDHTAPHVFDRFAEAVAKAPEIVECHMVIGGFDYLVKARIADMATFQEFLQRVILPLPGVRETHSYASIGDVKPDALLPL; the protein is encoded by the coding sequence ATGAGCGACCTTGACCGCGTCGACCGGCTGCTGCTCGGGCTGTTGCAGGAAGATGGCCGACGCACCGTGCTCGATCTCGCCCAACGCGTCGGGCTGTCGCCGACGGGGGCGTCGCAGCGGATCAAGCGCCTGTTCAGCGAGGGCTTCATCCGCGCGGTCCGCGCCGTGCTCGAGCCCTCGAAGATCGGGCGCGGCACGCTGGTCTTCATCGAGGTCAGGCTCGATCACACCGCCCCGCATGTCTTCGACCGTTTTGCCGAGGCTGTCGCGAAGGCTCCCGAAATCGTCGAATGCCACATGGTGATCGGCGGTTTCGACTATCTGGTCAAAGCCCGGATCGCCGACATGGCGACGTTCCAGGAATTCCTGCAGCGGGTCATCCTGCCGCTTCCCGGAGTGAGGGAAACGCACAGCTACGCCTCGATCGGCGATGTGAAGCCCGACGCGCTGCTGCCGCTGTGA
- a CDS encoding ornithine cyclodeaminase family protein — protein MIITQDERNQHISSHQIAAIPSEGHSPPGRPKAIDIMDSIHPASSNHTKGEVTILSLSEADVRNCIDLRKLLDALAEGFKALADGRVVIPARPQLDIPDAGYSLAMPAWMAGMHLTVKLVNVFEGNIARGIPSHLATIHLFDPETGMPVCIMDGTYITAVRTSGSAVLSVRELARPNARIATVVGAGVQASQHLNLLPLVRDFAEIRVFSKNLADAQALASRHPGVTAVADIETAVRSSDVVCLATHSYVPAISADWVQPGTHVSSVGVAPPGGELPIDLIARGSLFVEAREAFAPTPVGCCELAGIDPESGTDLGVMLLGRRPGRTSERQITMYKAMGVAMEDMVAADLAYREARRQGVGRTVLL, from the coding sequence GTGATAATCACGCAAGACGAGCGAAATCAGCATATTTCATCACACCAGATCGCCGCAATACCGTCTGAAGGGCACTCACCGCCAGGACGACCAAAGGCGATCGACATCATGGACAGCATACATCCTGCATCGAGCAATCACACGAAGGGTGAGGTCACGATTCTTTCGCTGAGTGAAGCGGACGTCAGAAACTGTATCGACCTGCGCAAGCTGCTGGACGCGCTGGCGGAGGGCTTCAAGGCCCTTGCCGACGGGCGCGTCGTCATTCCAGCGCGACCACAGCTCGATATTCCGGATGCAGGCTATTCGCTGGCGATGCCGGCCTGGATGGCGGGCATGCATCTGACGGTAAAACTGGTCAACGTCTTCGAAGGCAACATTGCCCGGGGCATCCCGAGCCATCTCGCGACGATCCATCTCTTCGATCCGGAGACGGGAATGCCCGTCTGCATCATGGACGGCACCTACATCACGGCCGTCCGCACCTCCGGCTCGGCGGTCCTCTCGGTGCGGGAGCTCGCCAGGCCCAATGCCAGGATCGCGACCGTGGTGGGCGCCGGCGTCCAAGCCAGCCAGCACCTCAACCTGCTGCCGCTCGTTCGCGATTTCGCGGAGATTCGGGTGTTCTCGAAGAACCTCGCCGATGCGCAGGCGCTGGCTTCACGTCACCCCGGCGTCACCGCCGTTGCGGATATCGAGACCGCGGTGCGCTCTTCGGATGTGGTCTGCCTCGCGACACACTCCTATGTCCCCGCGATATCCGCCGACTGGGTTCAACCGGGAACGCATGTGTCCTCGGTCGGCGTCGCGCCGCCCGGCGGCGAGCTGCCGATCGATCTGATCGCGCGCGGCAGCCTCTTCGTCGAGGCGCGGGAGGCCTTCGCGCCGACACCGGTAGGCTGCTGCGAACTGGCCGGTATCGACCCCGAGTCCGGCACCGACCTTGGCGTGATGCTGCTGGGGCGGCGGCCGGGACGGACATCGGAACGGCAGATCACCATGTACAAGGCCATGGGCGTCGCCATGGAAGACATGGTGGCAGCCGATCTCGCCTATCGCGAAGCCAGACGGCAGGGTGTGGGCCGGACTGTCTTGCTTTAA
- a CDS encoding MFS transporter, which yields MSLSSTGDAFARPARSTTAPRVGLVLLALAMGGFAIGTAEFAVMSLLPYFSAGLGVDEPTAGHVISAYAAGVVVGAPIIAVLATKLSRRTLLIALMAAFALGNGLSALAPSYGWMLLFRFLSGLPHGAYFGVAALVAASLVPANRRALAVARVMLGLTIATILGVPLANWLGLVLGWRWGFGVVTALALTTVVLIALFAPKDRPQPGASALRELGALRHRQVWLTLAIGAVGFGGLFAVYTYLASTLIEVTQVAPSMVPVVLAVFGLGLTFGTLAAAWLADRMPMASIAIILIWTAGSLALFPFAAGNIWAISAVAFMIGCGGGLGTPLQTRLMDVAQDAQTLAAALNHSAFNTANALGPWFGGMAIAAGYGWTSTGWVGAGLALAGLAIWLVTLWDARGGQRAAVASV from the coding sequence ATGAGCCTCTCGAGCACGGGAGACGCCTTCGCGCGCCCTGCCCGCTCCACCACCGCGCCGCGTGTCGGCCTTGTCCTGCTCGCTTTGGCGATGGGCGGCTTCGCCATCGGCACGGCCGAGTTCGCGGTGATGAGCCTGCTGCCCTATTTCTCGGCCGGGCTCGGTGTCGACGAGCCGACGGCCGGGCATGTGATCAGCGCCTACGCGGCCGGCGTCGTCGTCGGCGCCCCGATCATCGCGGTGCTGGCGACCAAGCTCTCGCGCCGCACCTTGCTGATCGCGCTGATGGCGGCGTTCGCGCTCGGCAACGGACTTTCCGCACTCGCCCCCAGCTATGGCTGGATGCTCCTGTTCCGCTTCCTCAGCGGGCTGCCGCACGGCGCCTATTTCGGCGTCGCGGCGCTGGTCGCGGCCTCGCTGGTGCCGGCGAACCGGCGGGCACTCGCCGTGGCGAGGGTGATGCTCGGGCTGACGATCGCAACAATCCTCGGCGTACCGCTGGCGAACTGGCTTGGCCTGGTGCTCGGCTGGCGCTGGGGTTTTGGCGTCGTCACGGCGCTGGCGCTGACCACCGTGGTCCTGATCGCATTGTTCGCGCCGAAGGATCGGCCGCAACCCGGCGCCAGCGCCTTGCGCGAGCTCGGCGCGCTGCGCCATCGGCAGGTCTGGCTGACGCTCGCCATCGGCGCGGTCGGCTTCGGCGGTTTGTTCGCCGTCTATACCTATCTCGCCTCGACCTTGATCGAGGTGACGCAGGTCGCACCTTCGATGGTGCCAGTCGTGCTGGCGGTCTTCGGGCTCGGCCTGACCTTCGGCACGCTCGCAGCCGCCTGGCTGGCCGATCGGATGCCGATGGCCTCGATCGCTATCATCCTGATCTGGACCGCCGGCTCGCTGGCGCTCTTTCCCTTCGCCGCCGGCAATATCTGGGCGATCTCGGCCGTCGCCTTCATGATCGGCTGCGGCGGCGGGCTCGGTACGCCCTTGCAGACCCGGCTGATGGATGTCGCGCAGGACGCACAGACACTGGCGGCGGCGCTGAATCACAGCGCCTTCAACACCGCCAATGCGCTCGGCCCCTGGTTCGGCGGCATGGCGATCGCCGCCGGCTATGGCTGGACCTCGACCGGCTGGGTCGGCGCTGGCCTGGCGCTCGCGGGCCTGGCGATCTGGCTGGTGACGCTGTGGGATGCGAGGGGCGGGCAACGGGCAGCCGTCGCCAGCGTCTGA
- a CDS encoding TetR/AcrR family transcriptional regulator, with translation MKATKAAIPPRRASIGAKRNPASQAAILAAARAVLAEEGYAGFSIDAVSRRAGAGKPTIYRWWKNRADLLMEVYAAEKAIIRAVPTDDLARDLVDHTIALWSFWCGTPSGRTFRALLAEAQSDPEALAALREKFLPERLRDVRGLFAAAVARGDIPAEEVEARLALYLGFNWFHVLTDQLEAGQAAIPVAMRLIAAPTPR, from the coding sequence ATGAAGGCCACGAAAGCCGCAATACCGCCGCGCCGCGCTTCGATCGGGGCGAAGCGCAATCCGGCCTCACAAGCGGCGATCCTCGCCGCAGCACGCGCCGTGCTGGCGGAGGAGGGCTATGCCGGCTTCTCGATCGACGCGGTCTCGCGACGCGCCGGGGCTGGCAAGCCGACGATCTATCGCTGGTGGAAGAACCGCGCCGATCTGCTGATGGAAGTCTATGCCGCCGAGAAGGCGATCATCCGGGCAGTGCCAACGGACGATCTCGCGCGGGACCTCGTCGATCACACCATCGCGCTATGGAGTTTCTGGTGCGGCACCCCGTCGGGGCGCACCTTCCGTGCGCTGCTGGCCGAGGCGCAAAGCGATCCCGAGGCGCTTGCAGCGCTGCGCGAGAAATTCCTGCCTGAGCGCTTGCGGGATGTCCGCGGCCTTTTCGCTGCTGCAGTGGCGCGCGGCGATATCCCGGCCGAGGAGGTCGAGGCCAGGCTCGCACTCTATCTCGGCTTCAACTGGTTCCATGTGCTGACCGACCAGCTCGAGGCCGGCCAGGCCGCGATTCCGGTCGCGATGCGGCTGATCGCGGCGCCGACGCCGCGCTGA
- the rocD gene encoding ornithine--oxo-acid transaminase, translated as MNAIVLEREVCAQNYAPLPIMLSHGEGVWLTDVAGVRRLDMMSGYSAVSLGHGHPRILKVLNEQARRLAVTSRAFHTEPLGPFLAKLCAVAGQEMALPMNTGAEAVETAIKAARRWGHKVKGIADGRAQIIVADNNFHGRTTTIVGFSTDESYRDGFGPFAPGFVSVPFGDAAAMEAAITPNTAAILIEPIQGEAGIVLPPDGYLRALRALCDRHNVLLILDEIQSGLGRTGYWFAHQHEGVKPDGLIVGKALGGGVYPVSAFLASRAVMQLFGPGSHGSTFGGNALAAAIGFEALAVIEDEKLVERSAELGAYMKQRLVAMTIGLASEVRGRGLWIGVEIASGAGSAKEIVARLADAGVLTKETHEHTIRFAPPLTISRQELDWGLERCENVFTSLAR; from the coding sequence ATGAACGCGATCGTGCTCGAACGGGAAGTCTGCGCGCAGAACTACGCGCCCCTGCCGATCATGCTCTCCCATGGCGAAGGCGTCTGGCTCACCGATGTCGCCGGCGTCCGGCGCCTCGACATGATGAGCGGCTATTCCGCCGTCAGCCTCGGCCATGGCCACCCGCGCATCCTCAAGGTGCTGAACGAGCAGGCCAGGCGCCTCGCCGTGACCAGCCGTGCCTTCCATACCGAGCCGCTCGGCCCGTTCCTGGCCAAGCTCTGCGCCGTCGCCGGGCAGGAGATGGCGCTGCCGATGAACACCGGCGCCGAAGCGGTCGAGACCGCGATCAAGGCTGCCAGGCGCTGGGGCCACAAGGTCAAGGGCATCGCCGACGGCAGGGCGCAGATCATCGTCGCCGACAACAACTTCCACGGCCGCACCACGACGATCGTCGGCTTCTCCACGGATGAGAGCTACCGCGATGGCTTCGGCCCGTTCGCGCCGGGCTTCGTCAGCGTGCCCTTCGGCGACGCGGCCGCGATGGAAGCAGCGATCACGCCGAACACCGCCGCGATCCTGATCGAGCCGATCCAGGGCGAGGCCGGCATCGTGCTGCCGCCGGACGGCTATCTCAGGGCGCTGCGCGCTCTCTGCGACCGGCACAATGTCCTCCTGATCCTCGACGAGATCCAGTCCGGCCTCGGCCGCACCGGCTACTGGTTCGCCCATCAGCATGAGGGCGTGAAGCCAGACGGGCTGATCGTCGGCAAGGCGCTGGGCGGCGGGGTTTATCCCGTCTCCGCCTTCCTGGCCTCGCGCGCGGTGATGCAGCTGTTCGGGCCGGGCTCGCATGGCTCGACCTTCGGCGGCAACGCGCTCGCAGCGGCGATCGGCTTCGAGGCGCTGGCGGTGATCGAGGACGAGAAGCTGGTCGAGCGCTCGGCCGAGCTCGGCGCCTATATGAAACAGCGCCTCGTGGCGATGACGATCGGCCTCGCCAGCGAAGTGCGCGGACGCGGCCTCTGGATCGGCGTCGAGATCGCATCCGGCGCGGGAAGCGCCAAGGAGATCGTCGCCCGCCTCGCCGATGCCGGCGTACTGACCAAGGAAACGCATGAGCACACCATCCGCTTCGCACCGCCACTGACGATCAGCCGGCAGGAGCTGGATTGGGGGCTGGAGCGCTGCGAAAACGTCTTCACCTCGCTGGCACGCTGA
- a CDS encoding transporter substrate-binding domain-containing protein: MKGFAKFFAAAALTVAGATGALAQAKEWKEVRIGTEGAYPPYNNLNAKKELEGFEIDYGNLLCEKMKVKCSWVVQDWDGIIPALQANKYDIILAGMNATEERKKQVDFTSVYSKTPIWMIGPKTTASADISPATLKGKSIGAQGSTIHANYVEKFYKDSTARLYPTQEEANLDLLNGRLDYIVADALALADFLKGQGKDCCKRIAEVTRDDAIHGAGVAGAIRKADTALKDLVNKAIAETVADGSLKKLEAKWFKYE; the protein is encoded by the coding sequence ATGAAAGGTTTCGCAAAGTTCTTCGCAGCCGCAGCGCTCACCGTTGCCGGCGCCACCGGGGCGCTCGCCCAGGCCAAGGAATGGAAGGAAGTCCGGATCGGCACCGAGGGGGCTTATCCGCCCTACAACAACCTGAACGCCAAGAAGGAGCTGGAAGGCTTCGAGATCGATTACGGCAACCTTCTCTGCGAGAAGATGAAGGTGAAGTGCAGCTGGGTGGTGCAGGATTGGGACGGCATCATCCCGGCGCTGCAGGCCAACAAATACGACATCATCCTCGCCGGCATGAACGCCACCGAGGAACGCAAGAAGCAGGTCGACTTCACCTCGGTCTACAGCAAGACGCCGATCTGGATGATCGGCCCCAAGACCACTGCCTCGGCCGACATCTCGCCCGCGACCTTGAAGGGCAAGTCGATCGGCGCGCAGGGCTCGACCATCCACGCCAACTACGTCGAGAAGTTCTACAAGGACTCGACGGCGCGCCTCTATCCGACCCAGGAAGAGGCCAATCTCGACCTGCTCAACGGCCGTCTCGACTATATCGTCGCCGACGCGCTGGCCCTCGCCGATTTCCTCAAGGGACAGGGCAAGGATTGCTGCAAGCGGATCGCCGAGGTGACGCGTGACGATGCGATCCATGGTGCCGGCGTCGCCGGCGCCATCCGCAAGGCGGACACTGCGCTGAAGGATCTGGTCAACAAGGCGATCGCCGAGACCGTCGCCGACGGTTCTCTGAAGAAGCTCGAGGCCAAGTGGTTCAAGTACGAGTGA